A part of Hevea brasiliensis isolate MT/VB/25A 57/8 unplaced genomic scaffold, ASM3005281v1 Scaf16, whole genome shotgun sequence genomic DNA contains:
- the LOC110658617 gene encoding uncharacterized protein LOC110658617, producing MPSRFQAAQLVASPLYPNAIAWSDENLIAVACGHLVTILNPALTLGPRGLITIPTCEPYPIGLVKKEDLLAGCLLPNALSRDRRPCVRSISWSPLGMAPNFGCLLAVCTTEGRVKLYRSPFCDFCAEWIEVIDISDRLYDFLAKTNFGQSEILDSEIVHEQTTQVRLSDNLADVFPNTITGKGHKRRRASTTNGIDKESETFGGQLIGNGEKLHAGSSPHTNTREEQLPKITADQYASRSQMLSSIVVAWSPVLCLTSKICTAPQNDSPHRFSIFAVGGKAGKISIWRIHAPQCYSIEHNRVSPGVMLVGLLQAHNSWVTAVNLALLSSNSNHQVLLASASSDGSVKIWLGNGEKLLESSESDNAPFVLLKEVIFGNIVPVSVLSLVIPVQAPYKILLAVGKGSGSFEVWTCDISSCKFDKACSQDAHDYVVTGLAWAFDGCCLYSCGQDNYVRSWLLHGSSLCEVSIPSCTPGLRSSTDLPDVFFSCLGVAVSPGNLVVAMVRNLDVDQLDHMYEGRAQKAIVEFFWIGGQNLNMLFNTSQDFVKESFHGFSQSELLYWESNILWSLKNFESPDKPLVIWDIIASLLAFKQFMPEYVDRILASWLSMSYLGSHMDLSINEVLTHISDNLSKITSRQLHILNIICRCLVLSMLKADEINSKLNFEEQTSAAGEQQTLWIKLLFRSEKELRERLLVFSFSSFLAKNFIETGYWHPVGIAQMEQWVELNRDHVNDQLNVLTSEVQKHKSRLSSNKFEVEERCSYCSASVPFNSPEIAFCQGLESSNRDMQNHKLVRCAVSMQVCPATPLWHCKCCNRWASKLAPETLFTKPGYPVDFKPLTEACVEELSKPLCPFCGILLQRLQPDFLLSASPV from the exons ATGCCTTCACGATTCCAAGCTGCTCAACTGGTGGCTTCACCATTGTACCCAAACGCCATAGCTTGGTCTGACGAGAATCTTATTGCCGTCGCTTGCGGTCACCTTGTCACCATTCTG AATCCAGCATTGACACTTGGACCTCGAGGCTTAATCACCATTCCTACCTGTGAACCTTATCCAATTGGGCTGGTCAAAAAAGAAG ATTTGCTCGCTGGATGTTTGCTGCCCAATGCTTTATCTCGAGATCGTCGACCATGTGTACGATCAATTTCTTGGTCTCCGCTCGGAATGGCTCCTAACTTTGG GTGCTTGCTTGCAGTTTGTACCACAGAAGGACGTGTAAAGCTTTATCGATCacctttttgtgatttttgtgctgaGTGGATAGAG GTTATAGATATATCAGATAGGCTATATGATTTTCTTGCAAAAACAAATTTTGGGCAGTCAGAAATCCTTGATTCAGAGATTGTTCAT GAGCAAACAACACAAGTAAGGCTCAGTGATAATCTTGCTGATGTTTTTCCAAACACTATTACTGGAAAGGGGCATAAGCGAAGAAGAGCTAGTACCACTAATGGCAT CGATAAGGAGTCTGAAACTTTTGGAGGCCAACTGATAGGTAATGGTGAGAAGCTCCATGCTGGATCTAGCCCTCACACTAATACGAGGGAAGAGCAGTTGCCTAAG ATAACTGCAGACCAATATGCTTCTCGCAGTCAGATGCTGTCATCAATTGTTGTTGCCTGGTCACCAGTGTTGTGCTTGACATCTAAAATCTGTACAGCTCCTCAAAATGATTCACCCCATAGATTCTCTATATTTGCAGTTGGAGGGAAGGCTGGCAAAATTTCAATCTGGAGAATTCATGCACCACAATGCTACTCTATTGAGCACAATAGAGTCTCTCCTGGTGTTATGCTTGTCGGGCTTCTACAGGCACATAATTCATGGGTCACTGCAGTCAATCTGGCATTACTTAGTTCTAATTCTAATCATCAGGTTTTATTGGCTAGTGCGAGTTCTGATGGGAG TGTGAAGATCTGGCTGGGGAACGGTGAGAAATTGCTGGAATCATCAGAATCTGATAATGCTCCATTTGTTCTACTGAAGGAG GTTATATTTGGCAATATTGTCCCAGTTTCAGTACTTTCACTAGTAATACCTGTTCAGGCACCCTACAAAATTCTCTTAGCAGTTGGCAAAGGATCTGGTTCGTTTGAAGTATGGACATGTGACATATCTAGTTGCAAGTTTGATAAAGCTTGTTCACAGGATGCTCACGACTATGTT GTTACTGGTTTAGCTTGGGCTTTTGATGGGTGTTGTTTGTACAGCTGTGGTCAG GATAATTATGTTCGTAGCTGGCTATTACATGGGAGTTCTCTTTGTGAAGTATCCATTCCATCATGTACTCCTGGTTTGAGGAGTTCAACTGAT CTTCCAGATGTATTCTTTTCGTGCCTAGGTGTAGCAGTATCTCCTGGAAATCTTGTAGTTGCGATG GTCCGAAATCTTGATGTTGATCAATTGGATCATATGTATGAGGGAAG GGCACAAAAGGCTATTGTTGAATTCTTCTGGATTGGTGGACaaaatttgaatatgttgttCAACACTTCTCAAGACTTTGTTAAAGAATCTTTTCATGGTTTTTCCCAAAGTGAATTGTTATACTGGGAGTCCAATATTCTCTGGTCTTTGAAAAACTTTGAAAGTCCAGATAAACCTCTAGTTATTTGGGATATCATAGCATCATTATTGGCTTTCAAGCAGTTTATGCCAGAATATGTGGACCGTATACTAGCTAGTTGGCTCTCTATGTCATATTTAGGTTCCCATATGGACCTTTCCATTAATGAGGTTTTGACACACATATCTGATAATCTATCAAAAATTACTTCTCGCCAGTTGCACATTCTAAATATCATTTGTCGATGCCTGGTCCTATCTATGTTGAAGGCTGATGAAATTAACAGTAAATTGAACTTTGAAGAACAAACTAGTGCTGCAGGGGAGCAACAAACTTTGTGGATAAAGTTACTTTTCAGGAGTGAAAAAGAACTCCGTGAAAGGCTTTTGGTTTTtagtttttcttcttttttagCCAAAAATTTTATTGAGACTGGGTACTGGCATCCTGTTGGAATTGCACAAATGGAGCAGTGGGTTGAACTTAATCGCGATCATGTCAATGATCAACTAAATGTCCTCACATCAGAAGTTCAAAAACATAAGAGCAG GCTTTCATCCAacaaatttgaggtagaggaacGATGTAGCTATTGCTCAGCATCTGTTCCTTTTAATTCTCCAGAGATTGCATTTTGCCAAGGTTTAGAGAGTAGCAACAGAGATATGCAGAACCACAAATTGGTTAGATGTGCTGTTTCCATGCAGGTTTGCCCAGCGACACCGTTATGGCATTGCAAGTGTTGTAACAGATGGGCTTCCAAATTGGCACCAGAGACTCTATTTACAAAGCCTGGATATCCTGTAGATTTCAAACCTTTAACAGAAGCTTGTGTAGAAGAGTTGTCAAAACCCTTGTGTCCCTTTTGTGGGATACTGCTTCAGAGATTACAGCCAGATTTTCTGCTTTCTGCATCGCCAGTGTAA